TCTGATCGCCAGTGAGAGCGAAGGCGGCAAGAAGCTGTTCGCCCTCACCGAGGACGGGCGCTCCACCGCCGACGAGGGCCCGGAGGCCCCCTGGGAGGAAGCCTCGCGCGGGGTCGACTGGGAAGCCCTCGGTGAGATCCGCCAGGCCGGCTTCGGTCTGATGGAGGCCTTCGGTCAGGTCTGGAAGACCGGCAGCAAGGAGCAGCGGGAGAAGGCGCTGGCCGTCATCAACGAGGCCCGCAAGAAGCTGTACCTGATCCTCGCCGACGAGCACTGAGGCCCGCGGCGGTGAAGGCGCCCCGCGCGGTGAGCCGCGCGGGGCGCCTTCGCGTGCCGGGCCCGCCCCGGCTCAGGCGACCAGACCGGCCAGCTTGCGCAGCGACTCGTTCAGCGCGGCCGTCGCCGAGTCCTTCAGCTTGCCCGCCATCAGCGACACCGCGGCGCCGGTGAACTCGCCGTCGATGCGGACGGACGTGGCGTCGCCGTCGGGGGTCAGGGTGTAGCGGGTGGCGACCGTCACCGCCATCGGGCCCTTGCCGCGGATGGCGAACACCCGCGCCGGCTCCAGTTCCTCGATGGTCCAGTCGACCTCGGCCGGAAAGCCCATCAGCTTCATGTTCTCCTGGAACGTCCCGCCCACGGCCAGGGACTCGGGGCCGCCCTTCGGGAAACTGGTGTGGGTGGCGTTCCACTCCCCGTACGACGGCCAGTCGGTGAGCTGGGCCCACACCTTCTCGGCCGGTGCCTGGATGCGTGCCTCCGCGCTGACTTCGGCCATGCGACCACCCCTTCGGATCGGGCGTAGCGGGCTACGGTGTCGCGGAACGTAGCCGCAGGGGCTTGAACATTCAATACTGATGAACCGTCAGAAATGCGGGAGCGTAGAGGGTGGCGCGCTCGTCCGGGGCCGGATCCGTGGAAATCTCCTCCGTAAGGATGAGATGTCGAACGGGGATGTCCACTCTGTGTGGGACGCGAAGATGGTTCCGCCCGCGGATGCCTCGGCCCGCTGAGGCTGATGGGGTAGGGGATGTGCACCCCCGTACAGCCCACCGGACCGCCGATGACCAGGCGGTTGCGCACATGGACGACGATGCCGCGCTCGGCGCAGAGCTGGCAGCGGTGGTCGCCGGTGCCCGCCGCAGGGCCGTCCGGGACGGGGACCGGCAGATCGACACCGCCCATCTGCTGCACTCCCTCCTGGAGCACGACCCCGAGGTCCGCGCCGCCGTCGGCGGCCCGCCGCAACTCGCCCGGCTGCTCGGCTACCTCGTGCAGCGCAGCATCGGCTACGGACTGCGCTGGCAGGGCAGCGTCGAGGACTCGGGCGCGCTCGCCGTCGTCGCGGCCGTTGCCGTCCCCGGCGCCCGGGACTCCCGGGACGCCCCCGGCTGGTCGCCCGCCGCGGCCGCCGCCATGGACGACGCCCACGAGCGCGCCCGCCTGCGCGGCGAACCCCGTGTCACCGGCATCGACCTCCTCGCCGCGCTCACCGCGGACCCGGGATCCCGGGCCGTCGAGGTCCTCGAACGCGCCGGCATCCGCGAGCTGAACACCGCGGTCCAACGGGGTACGCAGGACTGCGCGGAGGGCGCCGGCGTCCGCGAGCTGTGACGCGGGGAGCGAGCCCGGCCCGCAGGGGTGCCCGCATCCAGGCATGCGCGCCCGGATCCCTATCGACGCCGAGGCGTACGCCGCTGACGGCGTCCCACGTCCAGCCCCTGAGACAGGTGTCAACGGGGGTGACGCTGCTGTCGCCGCCTGCCATCATGTGCCGGTGCATACGTGGGAGAGCAGTCAGGGCAGCCGTGGCAAGGGCGTCGGAATCGGTCTCGCGCTCGCCTCGGCGCTGGCCTTCGGCGGGTCGGGAGTGGCCGCCAAGCCGCTGATCGAGGCGGGTCTCGACCCGCTCCACGTGGTCTGGCTGCGGGTGACCGGCGCCGCCGTCGTCATGCTGCCCGTCGCCGTACGGCACCGCGCGCTGCTGCGCCGCCG
Above is a genomic segment from Streptomyces fodineus containing:
- a CDS encoding SRPBCC family protein → MAEVSAEARIQAPAEKVWAQLTDWPSYGEWNATHTSFPKGGPESLAVGGTFQENMKLMGFPAEVDWTIEELEPARVFAIRGKGPMAVTVATRYTLTPDGDATSVRIDGEFTGAAVSLMAGKLKDSATAALNESLRKLAGLVA
- a CDS encoding Clp protease N-terminal domain-containing protein, with protein sequence MDDDAALGAELAAVVAGARRRAVRDGDRQIDTAHLLHSLLEHDPEVRAAVGGPPQLARLLGYLVQRSIGYGLRWQGSVEDSGALAVVAAVAVPGARDSRDAPGWSPAAAAAMDDAHERARLRGEPRVTGIDLLAALTADPGSRAVEVLERAGIRELNTAVQRGTQDCAEGAGVREL